The following proteins are encoded in a genomic region of Micropterus dolomieu isolate WLL.071019.BEF.003 ecotype Adirondacks linkage group LG04, ASM2129224v1, whole genome shotgun sequence:
- the LOC123970340 gene encoding neuronal pentraxin-1-like, whose amino-acid sequence MDGFSWKLFLLSCLVVAESSAQDFGQTQFICTSVPKDMDLCTATMQNSGPAEDLKTTVMQLRETVLQQKETIMNQKETIRELTSKLSRCESQSFPVAAGPGGKRPGSKNTMGDVSRGTTDTLAQLGQTLQTLKQRLENLEQYSRGNSTAQENSLKNLLQNKIDDMEKQVLSRVNTLEETKPGSRNDTEQRNRVESTLTSLHHRITDLEKGKDTRPTDKFQLTFPLRTNYMYAKAKRSLPEMYSFSVCLWIKSNASPGVGTPFSYAVPGQANELVLIEWGNNPMEILINDKVAKLPFLINDGKWHHLCITWTTRDGMWEAFQDGVMRGNGENLAPYHPIKPEGVLVLGQEQDTLGGGFDATQAFVGELANLNIWNKKLSITEIYNLATCNSKASAGNVFSWTESNIEIFGGATKWTFEPCRSLN is encoded by the exons ATGGACGGGTTCTCGTGGAAACTTTTTCTACTTTCTTGCCTGGTTGTTGCGGAGAGCTCCGCGCAAGACTTCGGACAGACGCAGTTTATTTGCACGTCGGTGCCCAAGGATATGGACCTGTGCACGGCCACGATGCAGAACAGCGGGCCGGCGGAGGATCTGAAGACCACGGTCATGCAGCTGAGGGAGACCGTGCTGCAACAAAAGGAGACCATTATGAACCAAAAGGAGACAATCAGGGAACTAACGTCCAAACTGAGCCGCTGCGAGAGCCAGAGCTTCCCGGTAGCGGCGGGACCCGGCGGGAAACGGCCGGGGTCGAAGAACACGATGGGGGATGTATCCCGGGGCACCACTGACACTCTGGCCCAGCTGGGACAGACTTTACAGACGCTAAAACAGAGGCTGGAGAATCTAGAG CAATACAGCCGAGGGAACAGCACCGCGCAAGAGAACAGCCTGAAAAATCTGCTACAAAACAAGATAGACGATATGGAGAAGCAGGTTCTGTCCCGGGTCAACACGTTAGAAGAGACCAAACCGGGCTCCAGGAATGACACCGAGCAGCGGAACAGAGTGGAGTCCACGCTCACCTCTCTGCACCATCGGATCACAGACCTGGAGAAAG GTAAAGACACCAGGCCAACAGATAAGTTCCAGCTCACCTTCCCCCTGAGAACAAACTACATGTACGCCAAAGCCAAGAGGAGCCTTCCTGAGATGTACTCATTCAGCGTGTGCCTGTGGATCAAGTCCAACGCCTCTCCTGGGGTGGGGACACCCTTCTCCTACGCTGTCCCGGGTCAGGCCAACGAGCTGGTGCTGATCGAGTGGGGGAACAACCCCATGGAGATTCTCATCAACGATAAG GTTGCAAAGCTGCCGTTTCTCATCAATGACGGAAAATGGCATCACCTTTGCATCACATGGACCACCCGTGACGGGATGTGGGAAGCCTTCCAGGACGGAGTGATGCGGGGAAATGGTGAAAATCTGGCACCATACCACCCCATCAAACCAGAGGGAGTGCTGGTCCTGGGACAAGAGCAG GACACATTGGGAGGAGGCTTTGATGCGACACAAGCTTTCGTTGGCGAGCTAGCAAACTTAAATATCTGGAATAAGAAACTTTCTATTACCGAGATCTACAACTTGGCGACCTGCAACAGCAAAGCATCGGCTGGCAACGTCTTCTCCTGGACGGAGAGCAACATCGAAATATTTGGCGGAGCGACCAAATGGACCTTTGAGCCTTGCCGTTCGCTCAACTGA